Below is a genomic region from Silurus meridionalis isolate SWU-2019-XX chromosome 10, ASM1480568v1, whole genome shotgun sequence.
ATCAGGGCAAGATGTTTGATGAAGAGAGCATCCTTGGAGAGCTGAATGAGCCACTTCGAGAGGTTAGCCACAAATTAATAAACCTTTCTTAATCTGTGTTAATGTAGGAGAAAATTGATAACTGTTTGCCTTCGGTGACTAATAtacttcaaatgtatttattttccttttttctttttctttatgttcTCGTTTCAAACAAAGGAGATCATCAGTTTCAACTGTCGAAAGCTGGTGGCCACTATGCCCTTGTTTGCTAATGCAGACCCCAATTTTGTAACCGCCATGCTTACCAAGTTACGCTTTGAAGTCTTCCAGCCAGGAGACTATATCATTCGGGAAGGCACTAtaggaaagaaaatgtatttcatcCAACATGGGGTGCTGACAGTTCTGACCAAGGGCAGTAAAGAGACAAAGCTTTCAGATGGGTCGTACTTTGGAGGTAAGCTGACATTTATTTGTAATCAACATGACACAGATTGCTTATATGTTGGAGACAGAACAAAACTGCACATAATGATATGATGTTAACAAGCTAAtgagtgcctgtcaaaagtttggaaacacctagtctctTATTATTTTTGAGCGACACATACATCCTTTTGCTAATATGCAACaaacaagaaaatgtaaatgtataaagatgtatgcaattttatttttattgaaaaatcctctcTTATCattaataacagctttacacacttttggcATCCAGACaattagtttctttaaacattcagctgaaatactttgacatgtctcttgtaaaacttaccaaatgtgttcttcactagttggatatttcttaACATCCTCCCTCCTGTTCTTCATCTTACATAAGTTTCAAATTTAGACTCatacagaactttcttccagtaaTTCActgttaaatgttgtttttttttgtattttaggaaaatgTTTTTACCTTTTACTTATTTTGTTGCATATATAAACAGACAGAACAGTCATGTGTATATATGCATACACATGACTGTTCTGTCTGTTTATATATGCAACATCTCTGGCTCTAAGAGagaaacttatatatatataaaacaataaaatataaggtGTTTCCTACTTCTTATTATGTGAGCTTTTAGGCAAATGCAGTGCTACACattgcaagtaaaaaaaaaacatttcatttatatattgcAATATTTTCAAGGGTGAAGAATATGTTTAactaatattaaaacatttgggATTTCCTTTTATATGGtatttgacatttattaatttagaaAAGAGGCAATTTCAAAGTTGACAGTCATTTAAGTTATTTACAGGTTTTTATATAAAGGTGTCAAGATTTTTCATTTACGTTTTACTTATATTAATAGGTTCAGTAATCATGTGAGATTTTTGGCATTGCTATATCGCAAATATATCAAAGATGATAGCCATTAATGGCTATAGTTgtcataattacatttatttgccatcTCTTGTCAACTTCAGAAAGCCATCAGAAATCCACTCAACTTCACTTGGCTGCCATCCTATACAAAGCACTACAGAAGTATAGCAGAAAAGAAGGGAAGCTCGCCAAGCAAGGCATATTTATACACTCACAGATACTGCGTTCAATTCACACCTCCTCACTCTCTATTGAAATACCATACAGAACTCATTTAGGGTAAAAACACTGTCATGTTCAGTTACCAATTGAACTTGATATATAAAGCCTATCTTGGCAACACTGGGTGCAAAGCAGGAATTCCCCGATTGTTCACCAGTAAATCACATGGGACCATATACACACAGTCACATACATATTCAAACCATACATGCAACAAGTGAAGCCAGAGAACCCATAAGAGAACGAATTAAAAGTTTTCATTATGTCTATAGATGTAACAGACTTATCATAGCTTGTTACCAtactggttttatatatatatatatatatatatatatatatatatatatatatatatatatagtacagaccaaaagtttggacacaccttctcattcaaagatttttctttattgtttctttattaatttctaAATTGTAGATTCaaactgaaggcatcaaaactatgaattaacacatgtggaattatatatggaattatatagataacaaaaaagtgtgaaacaatgtcatattctaggttcttcaaagtagccaccttttgctttgattactgctttgcacactcttggcattctcttgatgagcttcaagaggtagtcacctgaaatggtcttccaacagtcttgaaggagttccccgagagatgcttggcacttgttggcccttttgccttcactctgcggtccagctcacccctaaaccatctcgattgggttctggtccggtgactgtggaggccaggtcatctggcgcagcaccccatcactctccttcttggtcaaatagcccttgatgccttcagtgtgactctacaaatttcatagtcatgaaaataaagaaaactctttgaatgagaaggtgtgtccaaacttttggtctgtactgtatatatatatatatatatatatatatatatatatatatatatatatatatatatgcaaaaatcATTTACTTCTGTTTAAGGTAAGATTACTGTATAACTAAGAAGTACCTCGTACCTGTCTGAGCAGTGTTTAAAGCGGTATTAAATTATGAGGTATGAATTCTGATGTGCACAACAATTACATATTAAATCCAAACTAAGTGCACTCAGCTATAAACATAAAACCatgtataatgtaatttatatatattcatataaaccAGAGAccaaaatttatttttagatttaaaattttttaatttaattgtttgaTTCAACTATTAAACTAAATTATTATTGAAgcatatatatgaataaatacttGTTAAACTAATGttataaactataaaatctTTCTTCTACCAAGTTTGTCTAATTCTTAGAGTCTCAATGTTGGCACATTGcactctctcaaacacaccAAACCACTGACTGCATCATATGACAGAGAGCAATAACGCCCTTCTCTGTGTACATGAGATAGCAGATGCCCCACTAATGGCTAATGTTGAcaaagtttacatttatttcttcttttttgttgttgctgtggTATCGTCAGGATACAGAATCTTGCACAGTGATGACTCTTAGTAACTCTCTACTCAGGTGGCAAACAAAGAACAATACTTAGCAAAATCGCAATTAAAACATCGGGGTATTTAAACACAAACCAGACACAGTGGTAAACAGAAACAGGTGCAGGCAATAAAGACACACGACGCAAACAGCCAGTTACAGGACAGGGGTAGGACacagcataaataaaaacaaagattcACATGGCTatgtaaatacataataaaaaggGGGAATTGTGACAGCAATACAAACCTGTGTTCTCTTCATGAGTTCTGGTATGCTTGGCTTGGCTTTAGGGGGGTCATCTTTGACAATATGAAAACcaaaatttatttactttaatattaaCTGTTCCTATATATTTTGTTCACTAATGATGTGGGTGGTCTGCCACTACAGGTGTCCTGATCTATGTTATTTAACACATCTAGATGTTAATATCAGgaaattatatacagttatatatactgtcttctgattttattttaagtggCTTTAATGTATAACTACCCAGCAGAATTTTGCTTGCAACGGGACTGTAGCTATTTTAACCCATTACAGCATTCCTAAATGATGAATGAAGATCTATTTATTGCACAGCTGTGCTTTATACACCACATTCAGGTGATCAAACACATCAAATCCTAGCAAGTTTTGAAGAAATATCAGGACCACAGGCCAGGCTCCCCTAATGATGCATTCCAGTGAAATACTGCAAGATCCAACATACTATGTATTATGCATAACAATTTTGTTGTGGCTTTCTTCAACTAAGATGGGCTGTTTTTAGCTGCAGTATTTGTAATAAGCTTAACTGTGCCGACAGGCGGTGCACTGTTTCAACAGTGTTATCAGCTGATCCTCTGGGAGATCAGGGGTAGTGAATGAGCACATTTCTGGATCCTTGGGAAATTCCTCACGAGGCATCAGTTAGCCATTCATGAAATTAATTTTGCTCGACTGCTGCTCAGTGGGACTTTGCCACGACTTTCAAATAATAGGTGAACAgagaagtgaaaggaaaataatgGAGGGCTGATAATGTTAGATGGTGTGAAGACCTGTTATCTCGTGTTTTACTGGAGCAATAGCATTGTATCTCAtgatttgttattgttattggttgttttaaaaaaaattcagataaATAACCAATTTCAGTTAAGGTATAAAAAAGCACCAGTTATTTTTAATGACTGTTGACTAAAATGTGAAGGACCattatttggtatttttttgATTCAGCCAACCTGTTCAGAAAATTTACAGTTGTCTTATTTATAGCATTAACTTCCTTGAACATTAGCAAACTAtagatttaaaagtaaaaaaaaataaattttctgcATAGACTTATCTGAACAAGCTACTTATAATCTCTCCCCATATGCCTTGTGcatgaaaagagagaacatgAGAAATGAGAATTTTCTCGCTGTGCCTCATGctttttcatcatcatcttgactttttttctcattctcttcaTTCTCATATTATTCCCCTTTGTCTCagttctgtttctttttgtgtCTCTCTCCTGCCATCTATGTGTGATAGTCAGTGTATGAGCTCAGATTGAGTGGCCTCTATCTCGTTGTTTATGACTATGGCTttgatggatggagagagagtgtaaTCCCTTGGGCCATTTCTGCTGCTCTATATTATCCAAACATGCCCATTCTATTTGGGTCCAGTGTGATGAAGGGCCAAAGGCACTATATTTATGGTTTAGTATTTTGCTTATAAATGTACAACTTGTACCAATCACCAACACCACTGGTAGTATAATGTAATGTACATTTTGTGATCACATGTAGTGGCTTATACAGGCTTTACAAATTACATGCAAATTAcatgcatatttttattttatgtaaggGCACTACTGATGCTGGCTTTCGTTCCCACACTTTAAATCCTTCCCAtactttttcagttttaaagaTCTTTAATCCATGATACTTTCTGTAACATAACTAAGCTATGAACTCCAAGTGAATATCACACattatataactgtttattattgAAAATCAAGATTCAAGAGTTAATTATCATACAGGTATGTACCAGAAACAGTCTATTACAtcatacaatgaaattcttactcTGTAAATTCTTCAGCTGCCTAAGACATAAATTACAATCccattttcaaaaatgtatttgtagaTCTCATAAGccaattttttattcataaaatataCAGGGTTAGGGTGAACTTGCaactaattattttaattgGCATCAGGTCAGTTACATGATACAGTAACTGTGATTTTCAGGGGCCTTAGGCagtactgcattaaaaacaaatatgattctgtaatggaaatcactgaaTGGGTTCAGAAACACCtacagaaatcattgtctgggCACACAATTTCCTTTGTTATCCAAATGCAGGTTAATGCTtcatcatgcaaagaagaagccatgaGTAAACATGATACAGAAACGCTGCTGTTTCCTATACGCCAACgctaatttaaaatggactgaggcaaagtgaaaaCTGTTCTGTTGTCAGACTTTTTGAAAGCCATGGATGCTGGGTCTTCTatactaaagaggagagggactatcTGGTTTGTTATCACCACTCAGCTCAAAAGTCAGCATCTCTAATGGgatgggagtgcattagtgcattAGGACAACATTTCTCTCCTACAagtccagcaactggtctcctcagttcacCGAATAATatagactgttgttaaaagaagagaagaTTCTACACAGTGGACATGACCCTGTCCTAACTTTTTCAAGACGTGTTACTTCTATCATAatcaaaattaccttattttttccttaaaatggtaaacatttgatgtgttttctatgttctaatGTGAAATGAGATAGGCATACTATATTTGCagattattgcattctgttattatttacattttccacaGCGTAAAACATATTCTATATATGTATACCTCCTATAAAGACATAATGAAAATgacacaaattaaaaattttgaGAGTTATAATAGTACAAATGCAATAATATGCCATGCCAAATGCATATGCCATGATGTTACTGATGTTAATACAGGCTTTAATGCTCTCTACAGAGATTTGTTTGCTGACTCGGGGCAGAAGAACAGCTAGTGTGAGAGCAGAGACATATTGCCGACTGTACTCTCTATCTGTGGACAACTTTAATGAAGTGCTGGAAGAATATCCAATGATGCGTCAGGCTTTTGAGACAGTAGCCCTTGATCGTCTAGACCGCATTGGTGAGAGCTATCATTCATGTGGCATTTGAGTAATCTGCAATAAACACCAGCTTAGTTAAACAAAGGCCACAAGTTGCATAGTTTGTTGAGTTGTTAATTTAATGGCTGCTTAAAGCAAATTTGGTTTTGTGTCTTTTGTCATTCCTTCATAGGTAGGTAactgcaaaatgaaaaaaaaaaatatgcaaacatGAATGCAAATATATGAGATGCATTAATACTATTGCACATGTATTTTTTGCCCATTTGTTTCAGCTATCGATATTTATATTGAGCTATAGGTCACAAAAATACTTGACAtttgaagaaaatatttaatatcataTAATGTAAGTTATAAATGGTTGTCTAAgtattatatttctttctcatttatAATTATAGGAAAGAAAAATTCTGTTCTCCAGCACAAAGTGCAGCGAGATCTCAACTCAGGTGTGCTGAACTTTCAGGAGAATGAAATCATCCAGCAGATTGTACAGCATGATAGGGACATGGCTCACTTTGCCCACCTAATGCAGACCCACTCACCAGGTCCTCACACAACCCCAGCTCATTCTTCTAACACACCAGTTATCTGGGCTCCTCTCATCCAGGCTCCACTGCAGGCTGCTGCAGCCACTACCTCTGTGGCCATTGCACTTACCCGCCACCCACATCTGCCCCATACACTTTTCCGGCCTCCGGTACCCATGTTGGGTTCACTAAAGGATCCAACAGGACATTTTAAAAGGTTCCCAGTGGTTTCTGGTGTTACTGGATTAGGAAGCTCATCCTCTGGAGCAAGTTCTCAGTTTGGCTCTGAAGTGGAGACGCCTATTTTGGATTCACTGAGAGCCAAGTTTTCTGCAACGTCATCCTCACCTCCTTTGCCGTCTGCCTCCAGTTCGTTGCCATCTTCCACAacaaccaccatcaccaccatcacatccAGCATCAGTGAGGCCACCACGTTCTCGCAAAGACCTCTGAGTACCTGTGGTTCTGGATTCTCCAGTGTGGCTCAGCTCCATCCCCAACCTCAGATTCCACATGCTTCCTTCTCCAGCTGTACTACTCCATTGCCTGGCTTCTTCCAACAAGTGTCGGTGGGAAAAGATTTGGCTAAATTTGCCATTCCCTCTGCCTCTACTCTTACTCCTCTGATAGCCCACTCCATTAGCCCTATATTGACACAACTGCAGTCCACACAACCCAAAACTCCTCAAATTAGGTGCAATCAGGAGGTGAGCACACCAGTTAGGACAACCACTCCATCGCCCTCTACTGGATCCCCACTTTCTTCTGAAAATCTTTTACGGCCAAATGTCCAATATTTGCAGACTCCGGATCATCAAAGTAGTGATCATCTTCTCCAGATCTCTAATGAACCATCTGCTCTGGCTTCACTTGTTCAGTATGGTTCTAGAAATGCTTCCCCCTGTAGCACCCCACCAGCCTGGAGCCCTACATTCCAGAGTCCAGTGGTGCAGAGGAAGCACACACCCATCAATAGCAATCCCTCAAGTACCTCAGGATCCCAAAGCTCTCTTTTATCCCCTCAGACCCTTTGTCCTCTGCCTTCCCAATCACAAGAGAGGGTGGGGTCTCTGGTTGATCTCACTTCTCAGGACCTCAGCACTATTTCCATATCGCTTCCTTCCCCACGACCCTTTGAGAGACCTAAACTAGTAAGACAAAGCCCACATGTCCCAGAACAGTCACATTTGGTAGCAGTGTCTGGGTCCAGCCATACATCTTACCCAATCCCTGTTACTAAACCCTGTAGTTCAATACCTGGTCATGTGGCCCTGTCAAGACAGATTTCCAAAGTGTCCCAAACTCAGACTGGGCCTTCTAGTGATCCTGGTTCTCAAAGCAGTTCCATTCCAGGGACGCCAATCTTACACCCCAAACTCCCATCAAACTTATGAGAATGGATTATAGCCCTGTCTATTGTACAGACCATGTTTTTATCAATGGAGAATATATATCAATGAACATAACTTTTATTGCTAAGAAgattttgtctgtttgtctactTGTATTTATAACAGTGCAATGATTACTTCTCAACTCATGATGCCAAATGAAGGAATACATACTGTAGGTGTCTGATAATTGAATGAGAGTGTAATATAATTTGAATTTGTCTTCCAACTTACTTTAGCAATTTTGCAATACTAACAATGGTGACATTATTTAGGGATATGCAACAAATAGCAGTttccaaaaaatacaaatataaaaataaaccaatacAGTAATAACAAAGTTAAGGGTGAATTTTGGAATTATGctgggaaagaaatgcaaacatACTTCTAGCTAATTATCATACCATTGTGGTGAAAGAACAATTACTAAAAATCTCACTTATCAGGTTTGGGACACAACTACATgcttgcacaaacacacacacacgcacatgcacacatgcacatagcAATGCTCATTTTAAGACATACACTGACCGTTTCACTAGACTGTCCCCTTGTCTATACTTCCTTGTTAACCAAGGCACATTGCTCAGTATCTATggcctttcctttttttaacagCACTGCCTTAGAGCCTGAACAACCAGGGAACAATCCCCTCACTTCCACTGCAAaagagataaagataaagaatgTATTGCAATCATTTTATATGTGCTTTGTATGTGTACTTGTGCAGTACTTAAGCAATAAAACTGTACGCTTGGTTTTGTACCTGCACAGAGATTTTTACATTGCAGCTTTTTTTCCttgcaaagaaaatatataggCTCAAAAAGATGATTAATATGTTAATGAGATATTGTGATCTATGTCTATTTAATGCCAAAGCTTGTGTTTCCAGAATTGCAACTGTACGTTTTCATTGTGATTGTTTTAATATACTGGAAAATATTGCATAATCCACACACTGTGATGGACTGGCATATCCTGTCCATGGTGTATTCCTGATTTTCCCAGGATAGGATTCGAATCCACTTATTTCTGCCCAGGATAAAGTGCTGATTGAGGATGAATGCtgaatgataatgataaataagCATATACCACACTTGCATGGCATTAATTCAGTATCATTAATAGTGTTATCTATTTGTGAAGAAAATTGATTTTTGTCCCAACCGGAGGtttgaacaaaaacacacagtaatAAAGGCTTTTTTGCCATAATCATAGAATTATCAAGTGGCCTTCCTTCTGAGCATTGGTTGTTCTAATTGATTATGCAGACATGTTGTAATGCTGAATGTACTGCACACAGTCTGAAACCTGCAAGACTTGAAATACTTAATCTGGGAACGCTAAAAACTCAGTCATTAATTATTACTCCCAGTAGGTTCCATGT
It encodes:
- the hcn4l gene encoding potassium/sodium hyperpolarization-activated cyclic nucleotide-gated channel 3 translates to MDRLHSSMRKRLYSLPHQIGQKPDEVDADARRKSVRMKSLAPSVSPEAASGEPDALSALRGNANGDCRRFKGSLSSVTSRHGADAEAPEQKRLIAEEEDEDGAGGDGNPEEDGAAEEEGAHGGGSGGGAESQRAASDEHATFIKLEGIEQLAPDDGFVHRQLGAMLQPGLNKFSLRMFGSEKAVEREQERVKTAGSWIIHPYSDFRFYWDLIMLLLMVGNLIIIPVGITFFKDEHTPAWIVFNVVSDTFFLVDLVLNFRTGIVKEDSTEIILDPQQIKVRYLRSWFAVDFISSIPVDYIFLIVETRIDSDFYKTARALRIVRFTKILSLLRLLRLSRLIRYIHQWEEIFHMTYDLASAMVRIVNLIGMMLLLCHWDGCLQFLVPMLQDFPADCWVSINKMVNDTWGQQYSYALFKAMSHMLCIGYGMHPPVGMTDVWLTILSMIVGATCYAMFVGHATALIQSLDSSRRQYQEKYKQVEQYMSFHKLPADMRQRIHDYYEHRYQGKMFDEESILGELNEPLREEIISFNCRKLVATMPLFANADPNFVTAMLTKLRFEVFQPGDYIIREGTIGKKMYFIQHGVLTVLTKGSKETKLSDGSYFGEICLLTRGRRTASVRAETYCRLYSLSVDNFNEVLEEYPMMRQAFETVALDRLDRIGKKNSVLQHKVQRDLNSGVLNFQENEIIQQIVQHDRDMAHFAHLMQTHSPGPHTTPAHSSNTPVIWAPLIQAPLQAAAATTSVAIALTRHPHLPHTLFRPPVPMLGSLKDPTGHFKRFPVVSGVTGLGSSSSGASSQFGSEVETPILDSLRAKFSATSSSPPLPSASSSLPSSTTTTITTITSSISEATTFSQRPLSTCGSGFSSVAQLHPQPQIPHASFSSCTTPLPGFFQQVSVGKDLAKFAIPSASTLTPLIAHSISPILTQLQSTQPKTPQIRCNQEVSTPVRTTTPSPSTGSPLSSENLLRPNVQYLQTPDHQSSDHLLQISNEPSALASLVQYGSRNASPCSTPPAWSPTFQSPVVQRKHTPINSNPSSTSGSQSSLLSPQTLCPLPSQSQERVGSLVDLTSQDLSTISISLPSPRPFERPKLVRQSPHVPEQSHLVAVSGSSHTSYPIPVTKPCSSIPGHVALSRQISKVSQTQTGPSSDPGSQSSSIPGTPILHPKLPSNL